A genome region from Geobacter pickeringii includes the following:
- a CDS encoding substrate-binding domain-containing protein yields the protein MKRIIAQISAFCIGAAATLAWGADEIKVGAGAAPVENVLKPVSAPFEKATGIRLSVIANGPKNALTDLDRGAVDAAAAGLSFPDWMALMKKEGAGVKDPSVYRSTVIGKDRIVVIVHKDNPVKELSKEQLKGIFTGKIDNWKGVGGPDSPIIVVWGKLVPGTNSMFTKAMLDGEAVLNDVLETTTAAEIKVNVASNPPAIGIGPAAIVDGSVRAPKTPEISRDIVLVTKGAPSTTVRRLLDFITGEGQKYVK from the coding sequence ATGAAAAGGATCATCGCCCAGATTTCCGCGTTCTGCATCGGAGCTGCCGCAACCCTGGCCTGGGGTGCCGACGAAATCAAGGTCGGCGCCGGCGCCGCCCCTGTCGAAAATGTGTTGAAACCGGTCAGCGCCCCTTTCGAGAAGGCGACGGGAATCCGGCTCTCCGTCATTGCCAACGGCCCGAAGAACGCCCTCACCGACCTGGACCGCGGAGCCGTCGACGCCGCGGCCGCCGGCCTCTCCTTCCCGGACTGGATGGCGCTCATGAAAAAGGAGGGCGCCGGGGTCAAGGACCCGTCGGTCTATCGCTCCACCGTCATCGGCAAGGACCGGATCGTTGTCATCGTCCATAAGGACAACCCGGTGAAGGAGCTCTCCAAGGAACAGCTCAAGGGGATCTTCACCGGCAAGATCGACAACTGGAAGGGGGTGGGCGGCCCGGACTCTCCGATTATCGTCGTCTGGGGGAAACTGGTCCCGGGGACCAACAGCATGTTCACCAAGGCGATGCTCGACGGGGAAGCCGTGCTGAACGACGTGCTCGAAACGACCACCGCCGCGGAAATCAAGGTGAACGTGGCTTCCAATCCCCCAGCCATCGGCATCGGCCCTGCCGCCATCGTCGACGGCAGCGTCCGTGCCCCCAAGACGCCGGAAATTTCCCGCGACATCGTCCTGGTGACCAAAGGCGCCCCGTCCACCACGGTCCGGAGGCTGCTCGACTTCATCACGGGGGAAGGACAGAAGTACGTAAAATAA
- a CDS encoding substrate-binding domain-containing protein: protein MPQQMMRLMAGLLLIMTAAAGAHAEEMKVGGGGAPVDCILKPVKEHFEKASGISLNLVYSSATMSFRQLVNGELDASTAGLPYADLLAAARKENIIVNDPAAYIPTTIGKGKIYTIVHRDNPVKELSREQLKGIFTGKITSWKEVGGSDAPIIVVLSKINPATNAAYRKLALDDAPYSTDILDAGRFEDLRDKVASTPEAIGFGPVTMLDGTVKTVGTPEFSRPIILITKGKPSPAAQKLIDFITGEGQKYVKE, encoded by the coding sequence ATGCCACAGCAGATGATGCGTTTGATGGCGGGACTGTTATTGATAATGACGGCGGCAGCCGGTGCGCATGCCGAAGAAATGAAGGTAGGCGGCGGTGGCGCCCCCGTCGACTGCATCCTCAAGCCGGTCAAGGAGCATTTCGAAAAGGCCTCCGGCATCTCGCTCAATCTCGTTTACAGCAGCGCCACCATGTCATTCAGGCAGCTTGTGAACGGAGAGCTTGACGCGTCCACCGCCGGACTCCCCTATGCCGATCTCCTCGCGGCAGCCCGGAAGGAAAATATCATCGTCAACGACCCCGCCGCCTATATCCCGACGACCATCGGCAAAGGGAAAATCTACACCATCGTCCATCGGGACAACCCGGTGAAGGAGCTCTCCAGGGAGCAACTCAAGGGGATCTTCACCGGCAAGATAACCTCCTGGAAGGAAGTCGGCGGGAGCGACGCCCCGATCATCGTGGTCCTCTCCAAAATCAACCCCGCAACCAACGCCGCATACCGGAAGCTCGCCTTGGATGACGCGCCCTACTCCACCGACATCCTCGATGCGGGACGTTTCGAGGACCTGCGCGACAAGGTGGCATCGACCCCCGAAGCCATCGGCTTCGGCCCGGTTACCATGCTTGACGGGACGGTTAAAACGGTCGGCACCCCCGAATTTTCCCGTCCGATAATCCTGATAACAAAGGGAAAACCGTCGCCGGCAGCGCAAAAGCTCATCGATTTCATCACGGGTGAGGGGCAGAAGTACGTAAAGGAGTGA
- a CDS encoding methyl-accepting chemotaxis protein: protein MTIKTKLILNVITVILIVAAVAATSIIGMGSVSNRLHYLTERSTPFQMRTVEFQRAIQGATADLIKVGASRDRNEFKAARAEAEKSLAEVATDQGALQALAGESIITAYDQLNSIARELFSVTDGRLTADEDAVNADRVITEKMREASARLKELDSKIKGLQVTAASSYTRSMDDTRNVSARVRNVEALKLTLKDFQLGFLEAAKAQNRKTVLIAQGKCNSAMNKALQNELLKTSPSIAADIRQMSIKVPEYLKAHSAIVGQAGADTTLRDGLAAEVTDKLSAVILAVEQEGAMASDSFSSETRKQSSFFGNSTLATAILASNSELLSLGLSIEGLSSRLFNVSSAKELDLIEAELKRDFSRSTVVRNDLARSLAKLNARKEAVILRNTEGALASINNLLFVKDGIISKIRGRLEMDAKAAAATGKLRDIVLKQAEKGKQTVSVAQGEQEKAIATVNRMVKFSTLLIAAISAGAVLFGIIFGFWIYRSIAGPLTQLINASGKVSEGDLACILATDRKDEIGRVETAMAAMVANLRDMVGKIRVATENLASSSEELSATAGAMEVGSREQTMQIEQSATAMTQMSQTTEEVARNSGDTSEAAVNMKKVAEEGREAMHGTMQELEHFAETVRESAKKVEVVGTQSEKINDIVALIKDIADQTNLLALNAAIEAARAGEQGRGFAVVADSVRQLAVRTTEATSEIGATIREMEASIGDSVSYMQEERESVSKVVQHVKNTLGNIDAIVTYVEQVTDMVQRTAVAAEEQSASTGEVSRTMERISAITHELQSSFSDVRNSSSDLSRLAVELNGMVGWFRV, encoded by the coding sequence ATGACCATCAAAACCAAGCTCATCCTCAACGTCATCACCGTCATCCTGATTGTCGCCGCCGTGGCCGCCACGAGCATTATCGGCATGGGGTCCGTCAGCAACCGCCTGCACTACCTGACGGAACGGAGCACCCCCTTCCAGATGCGCACGGTGGAATTCCAGCGGGCAATCCAGGGGGCGACGGCCGACCTGATCAAGGTCGGTGCCTCCCGGGACCGGAACGAATTCAAGGCCGCCCGGGCCGAAGCGGAAAAGTCGCTGGCGGAGGTCGCCACCGACCAGGGCGCGCTGCAGGCCCTCGCCGGAGAGAGCATCATCACGGCATACGACCAATTGAACAGCATCGCCCGGGAACTTTTTTCCGTTACCGACGGGAGACTGACGGCTGACGAGGATGCCGTGAACGCCGACCGGGTGATCACGGAAAAAATGCGGGAGGCCAGCGCCCGCCTGAAGGAACTGGACAGCAAGATCAAGGGGCTGCAGGTGACTGCCGCATCGTCCTACACCCGCTCGATGGACGACACCAGGAACGTATCCGCCCGGGTGAGGAACGTCGAAGCGCTGAAACTGACGCTGAAGGATTTCCAGCTCGGCTTTCTGGAGGCGGCAAAGGCCCAGAACAGGAAAACGGTCCTCATTGCCCAGGGGAAGTGCAATTCGGCCATGAACAAGGCGCTACAGAATGAGCTCCTGAAAACATCCCCATCCATCGCGGCAGACATCCGGCAGATGAGCATCAAAGTCCCCGAATATCTGAAGGCCCATTCGGCCATCGTCGGACAGGCCGGAGCGGACACCACGCTCCGTGACGGCCTGGCAGCGGAGGTGACGGACAAGCTGAGCGCCGTTATCCTTGCCGTCGAGCAGGAAGGGGCCATGGCATCGGACAGCTTTTCGTCGGAGACCCGCAAGCAGTCGTCGTTTTTCGGCAACTCAACCCTTGCCACGGCCATTCTGGCAAGCAACTCGGAGCTCCTCTCCCTCGGCCTGAGCATCGAGGGGCTCTCGTCCCGCCTCTTCAACGTCTCCTCCGCCAAGGAGCTCGATCTGATCGAGGCCGAACTGAAACGGGACTTTTCACGGAGCACGGTGGTCAGAAACGACCTGGCCAGGTCACTGGCGAAACTGAATGCCCGGAAAGAAGCGGTCATCCTCCGCAACACGGAAGGGGCCCTGGCCAGCATCAACAACCTCCTGTTCGTCAAGGACGGGATCATCTCGAAGATCCGGGGCCGGCTCGAAATGGATGCGAAGGCTGCGGCCGCCACGGGAAAACTCCGCGACATCGTGCTCAAACAGGCGGAAAAGGGGAAACAGACCGTCTCCGTCGCCCAGGGCGAGCAGGAAAAGGCCATCGCCACCGTCAACCGGATGGTGAAATTCAGCACCCTCCTCATTGCCGCCATCAGTGCGGGCGCCGTCCTTTTCGGCATCATCTTCGGCTTCTGGATCTACCGCTCCATCGCCGGGCCGCTCACCCAGCTGATCAACGCATCGGGCAAGGTTTCCGAGGGGGACCTTGCCTGCATCCTGGCCACCGACCGCAAGGACGAAATCGGCAGGGTGGAAACGGCCATGGCGGCCATGGTCGCCAACCTCCGCGATATGGTCGGGAAGATCCGCGTTGCCACGGAAAACCTTGCCTCCAGTTCCGAAGAGCTTTCGGCCACGGCCGGCGCCATGGAGGTGGGCTCCCGGGAGCAGACGATGCAGATCGAGCAGTCGGCCACCGCCATGACCCAGATGTCCCAGACCACGGAGGAGGTTGCCCGCAACTCCGGCGACACCTCCGAAGCCGCCGTGAACATGAAGAAGGTCGCCGAAGAGGGACGGGAAGCCATGCACGGCACCATGCAGGAACTGGAGCACTTTGCCGAGACGGTGCGGGAATCGGCTAAAAAGGTGGAAGTGGTGGGGACCCAGTCGGAGAAGATCAACGACATCGTGGCGCTCATCAAGGACATCGCCGACCAGACCAACCTCCTGGCCCTCAACGCCGCCATCGAAGCGGCCCGGGCCGGGGAGCAGGGGCGCGGCTTCGCCGTGGTGGCCGACAGCGTGCGGCAGCTGGCGGTGCGGACCACCGAAGCGACCAGCGAGATCGGCGCCACCATCAGGGAGATGGAGGCGAGCATCGGCGACTCGGTCAGCTACATGCAGGAGGAGCGGGAATCGGTATCAAAGGTGGTGCAGCACGTTAAAAATACCCTCGGCAACATCGACGCCATCGTCACCTACGTGGAGCAGGTGACCGACATGGTCCAGCGGACCGCCGTGGCTGCCGAGGAGCAGTCGGCCTCCACCGGCGAGGTGTCACGGACCATGGAACGGATCTCCGCCATCACCCATGAACTGCAGAGCTCCTTCAGCGACGTCAGGAACTCATCCTCGGACCTCTCGCGCCTTGCGGTGGAACTGAACGGCATGGTGGGATGGTTCAGGGTTTAG
- a CDS encoding C-GCAxxG-C-C family (seleno)protein: MGVLSLLKEKIGFPYTLLPDDMFHHAAGGYALQGTLCGSIGACGAIINLAAMDKENSHTKILTDLISWYSQCSFPTQRFDAIATYKNQVQKVAVSPLCHTSVSGWMVAANSSYHAKERKDRCAKVAAETVYQTMVMLNAYAEGKYKPLAAKLSPETESCLSCHGPKAADNAKGQMDCLSCHDDHTK; this comes from the coding sequence CTGGGGGTCCTCAGCCTTCTGAAAGAAAAGATCGGCTTCCCGTATACCCTCCTTCCCGACGACATGTTCCACCACGCCGCCGGCGGCTATGCCCTGCAGGGAACCCTCTGCGGCTCCATCGGCGCGTGCGGTGCCATCATCAACCTCGCGGCCATGGACAAGGAGAATTCGCACACGAAAATCCTGACGGATCTGATCTCCTGGTACAGCCAGTGCTCATTTCCGACCCAGCGGTTCGACGCCATCGCCACCTACAAGAACCAGGTGCAGAAGGTTGCCGTTTCTCCCCTCTGCCACACCTCGGTCTCCGGCTGGATGGTGGCGGCGAATTCTTCCTATCACGCGAAGGAGCGGAAGGACCGCTGCGCGAAAGTCGCCGCCGAGACGGTCTATCAGACGATGGTGATGCTCAACGCATACGCCGAAGGGAAGTACAAGCCACTGGCGGCAAAACTCTCCCCGGAAACCGAGAGCTGCCTGAGCTGCCACGGCCCCAAGGCGGCCGACAACGCGAAGGGGCAGATGGATTGCCTCAGTTGCCACGACGATCACACGAAGTGA
- a CDS encoding sensor domain-containing protein: MAMPLAQVPRKIRHYLPSALKQFVVLLLILFTIDTLVMSFLPLVAKGCNYAWLTMLDGTLLILFGGPFIWSSIVSPLRGVAFTAASHAENLLDNLADGVVSFGHDGRIVSGNPAAERMFGYGVEELVGMGIEQLLAGREAEGGYFPFTTLTTCEREECRISYGVAGVRRDGTRFPVDLSVSRVLVEGAWTFIGIVRDMTERVESDARLHETNERLHALIQASPHAIIAMDRGGNVSLWNRAAEQIFGWRAEEVVGRPYPAIPEARREEYAVLKGKVLGGGIFTDQEVQRQCRDGSLITASVSSAPTFDASGSVTGIMTIISDITTRKQDEQNLVLLKRAIESTLNGVIITDVTGTDNPIIYVNPAFERMTGFGVHEVLGQNPRFLRGDDRDQVELKKLAQTLQEHRDGYFVLRNYRKDGSLFWNELFIAPVRDRDGAVTNYIGVMNDITEHRRYEEQLVYQATHDPLTGLPNRNLLQDRLAQALALEAFRRRTPLCVMFLDLDNFKKVNDTLGHTVGDMLLKAVANRLRNCVRGGDTVARLGGDEFIVVLPNVREVQDVVIVAKKILDVFATPLQLMGHEIYITASIGIAIFPTDGETVDALLKNADAAMYHAKEQGKNNYQFYSEEMNTRVFERLALETSLHRAVKQQEFLLHYQPRVDLRTGRVSGVEALVRWNHPEMGLVSPARFIPLAEETGLIVPLGEWVLRTACSQNRLWQEAGLPPLRVAVNLSARQFRQENLIEMVAAVLADTGLDPRWLELELTESLVMQQAERSADVLRQLAAMGIEVAIDDFGTGYSSLSYLKRFPIGNLKIDQSFVRDLCRDADDATLVRTIITMAHGLGMKTIAEGVETLEQMDFLCRHGCEEMQGYYFSRPVSAEDFALLLREGKELDLRRYADADPNAAGTCLMGKEVRCCAGNCP, encoded by the coding sequence ATGGCAATGCCGCTGGCGCAGGTCCCCCGCAAGATCCGTCACTACCTCCCCTCCGCCCTGAAGCAGTTCGTCGTTTTGCTCCTGATCCTCTTCACCATCGATACCCTCGTGATGTCTTTTCTGCCGTTGGTTGCGAAGGGATGCAACTATGCGTGGCTCACCATGCTGGACGGTACCCTGCTCATCCTCTTCGGAGGGCCCTTCATCTGGAGCTCCATCGTCAGCCCGCTGCGCGGCGTCGCCTTCACCGCCGCCTCCCATGCGGAAAACCTGCTGGACAACCTGGCCGACGGGGTGGTCAGCTTCGGTCACGACGGCCGGATCGTCTCGGGCAATCCGGCGGCGGAGCGGATGTTCGGCTACGGGGTGGAGGAACTGGTCGGGATGGGGATCGAGCAGCTCCTGGCCGGCAGGGAGGCGGAGGGGGGATACTTTCCGTTTACGACCCTGACCACGTGCGAGCGGGAGGAGTGCCGCATCTCGTACGGCGTGGCGGGGGTTCGCCGCGACGGCACCCGCTTCCCGGTCGATCTCTCGGTGAGCCGGGTCCTGGTGGAGGGGGCCTGGACGTTCATCGGCATCGTCCGCGATATGACCGAGCGGGTCGAGAGCGACGCGCGGCTCCATGAGACGAACGAACGGCTCCACGCCCTGATCCAGGCCTCGCCCCACGCCATCATCGCCATGGACCGCGGGGGAAACGTCTCCCTCTGGAACCGGGCGGCGGAGCAGATCTTCGGCTGGCGGGCCGAGGAGGTGGTGGGGCGTCCCTATCCCGCCATCCCCGAGGCGCGGCGTGAAGAGTACGCCGTCCTCAAGGGAAAGGTGCTGGGAGGAGGGATTTTCACCGACCAGGAGGTCCAGCGGCAGTGCAGGGACGGCTCGCTCATCACGGCGAGCGTCTCGTCCGCCCCCACCTTCGACGCCTCCGGTTCCGTCACGGGGATCATGACCATCATCTCCGACATCACCACCCGCAAGCAGGACGAGCAGAACCTGGTCCTCCTCAAGCGGGCCATCGAGTCGACCCTGAACGGCGTCATCATCACCGACGTGACCGGGACCGACAACCCCATCATCTACGTCAACCCGGCGTTCGAGCGGATGACCGGCTTCGGCGTCCATGAGGTGCTGGGGCAGAACCCCCGCTTCCTCCGGGGGGACGACCGGGACCAGGTGGAGCTCAAGAAGCTCGCCCAGACCCTCCAGGAGCACCGCGACGGCTACTTCGTGCTCCGCAACTACCGCAAGGACGGCAGCCTCTTCTGGAACGAGCTCTTCATCGCCCCCGTGCGCGACCGCGACGGTGCGGTGACCAACTACATCGGGGTCATGAACGACATCACCGAGCATCGCCGCTACGAGGAGCAGCTCGTCTACCAGGCGACCCACGACCCCCTCACCGGCCTCCCCAACCGCAACCTCCTCCAGGACCGGCTCGCCCAGGCCCTGGCCCTGGAGGCGTTCCGCCGCCGGACCCCGCTCTGCGTCATGTTCCTCGATCTCGACAACTTCAAGAAGGTCAACGACACCCTGGGGCACACGGTGGGGGACATGCTCCTCAAGGCGGTGGCCAACCGGCTCAGGAACTGCGTGCGGGGAGGGGACACGGTGGCGCGCCTCGGCGGCGACGAGTTCATCGTCGTCCTTCCCAACGTCCGGGAGGTGCAGGATGTCGTCATCGTCGCCAAGAAGATTCTCGACGTCTTTGCCACGCCGCTCCAGCTGATGGGGCACGAGATCTACATCACTGCCAGCATCGGCATCGCCATCTTCCCCACCGACGGCGAGACGGTGGACGCGCTCCTCAAGAATGCCGACGCCGCCATGTACCACGCCAAGGAGCAGGGGAAGAACAACTACCAGTTCTACTCGGAGGAGATGAACACCCGGGTCTTCGAGCGGCTCGCCCTGGAGACGAGCCTCCACCGGGCGGTGAAGCAGCAGGAGTTCCTCCTCCACTACCAGCCCCGGGTCGACCTGCGGACCGGGCGGGTATCGGGGGTGGAGGCGCTGGTGCGCTGGAACCATCCGGAGATGGGGCTCGTCTCGCCGGCCCGCTTCATCCCCCTGGCCGAGGAGACGGGGCTCATCGTGCCGCTGGGGGAGTGGGTGCTCAGGACCGCCTGCTCCCAGAACCGTCTCTGGCAGGAGGCGGGGCTGCCGCCGCTGCGGGTGGCGGTGAACCTCTCGGCCCGGCAGTTCCGGCAGGAGAACCTGATCGAGATGGTGGCCGCGGTGCTGGCGGATACCGGCCTCGACCCCCGGTGGCTGGAGCTGGAGCTCACCGAGAGCCTCGTCATGCAGCAGGCGGAGCGGTCCGCCGACGTCCTGCGCCAGCTGGCGGCCATGGGGATCGAGGTCGCCATCGACGACTTCGGCACCGGCTACTCGTCACTGAGCTATCTGAAGCGCTTCCCCATCGGCAACCTGAAGATCGACCAGTCGTTCGTGCGCGACCTCTGCCGCGACGCGGACGACGCGACCCTGGTGCGGACCATCATCACCATGGCCCACGGCCTCGGCATGAAGACCATCGCCGAGGGGGTGGAGACGCTGGAGCAGATGGATTTCCTCTGCCGCCACGGTTGCGAGGAGATGCAGGGGTACTACTTCAGCCGGCCGGTCTCCGCCGAGGATTTCGCCCTCCTCCTCCGGGAGGGGAAAGAGCTCGATCTGCGCCGCTACGCGGACGCCGACCCGAACGCCGCCGGAACCTGCCTCATGGGGAAGGAGGTTCGCTGCTGTGCCGGTAATTGCCCCTGA
- a CDS encoding helix-turn-helix transcriptional regulator has product MQKGKPAKKYSQAGRVHDLIRLIEARHGVTIEEMAEETGVDRRTVHRDLNAIHEAGYPLVSEWLTGRKVYRFLTRFKDVPPVTFTLQELVALSFFRSQLHFLDGTPFRDDLDAAFRKIGSVLPPRYAAHMERIAEVSLPLLQGRRDYGRVAGSLTTIRDALIYQYRLRLTYRAPGKGRSTTYAVDPYTLIFYKGGLYLFGYAHNRKALRTFAAERIAGVELLKERFEIPDDYRPGDRLKGAFGIVDEEPLAVTVRFAPAIAHAIRDRLWHPSQSVREEADGSVLLSFTAGGRMEIVSWLLSYGAHAEVLEPACLREEMGAIAAAMAERYRQIPVSPP; this is encoded by the coding sequence ATGCAGAAGGGAAAGCCGGCGAAGAAGTACTCCCAGGCGGGGCGGGTCCACGATCTGATCCGCCTCATCGAGGCGCGCCACGGGGTCACCATCGAGGAGATGGCCGAGGAGACCGGCGTTGACCGGCGCACCGTCCACCGCGACCTGAACGCCATCCACGAGGCGGGGTACCCCCTGGTCTCCGAATGGCTGACCGGCCGCAAGGTCTACCGCTTCCTCACCCGCTTCAAGGACGTCCCCCCCGTCACCTTCACCCTCCAGGAACTGGTGGCCCTGTCGTTTTTCCGCTCCCAGCTCCACTTCCTCGACGGCACCCCCTTCCGCGACGATCTCGACGCGGCCTTCCGCAAGATCGGATCGGTCCTCCCCCCCCGCTACGCGGCCCACATGGAGCGGATCGCCGAGGTGTCGCTGCCGCTTTTGCAGGGACGGCGCGACTATGGCCGGGTGGCCGGATCGCTCACGACGATCCGCGACGCCCTCATCTACCAGTACCGACTCCGGCTCACGTACCGGGCGCCGGGGAAGGGGCGCTCCACCACCTACGCGGTGGACCCCTACACCCTCATCTTCTACAAGGGGGGGCTCTATCTCTTTGGCTACGCCCACAACCGCAAGGCGCTCCGGACCTTCGCCGCCGAGCGGATCGCCGGGGTGGAGCTGCTGAAGGAGCGGTTCGAGATCCCCGATGACTACCGCCCCGGCGACCGCCTGAAGGGTGCCTTCGGGATCGTCGACGAGGAGCCGCTGGCCGTCACGGTCCGCTTCGCTCCCGCCATCGCCCACGCCATCCGCGACCGGCTCTGGCACCCGAGCCAGAGCGTGCGCGAGGAGGCCGACGGAAGCGTGCTCCTCTCCTTCACCGCGGGGGGGCGGATGGAGATCGTCTCCTGGCTCCTCTCCTACGGCGCCCATGCCGAGGTGCTGGAGCCGGCCTGCCTGCGGGAGGAGATGGGGGCGATCGCCGCGGCCATGGCCGAGCGGTATCGGCAGATCCCCGTTTCGCCGCCGTGA
- a CDS encoding cytochrome-c peroxidase yields MKANTVSWALILACSAGAAWGKEDVMKRAQGLFKPIPDKAPAMKGNPANPAKLELGKMLYFDPRLSASQLISCNTCHNVGLGGADLQETAIGHGWQKGPRNSPTVLNAVLNIAQFWDGRAEDLAAQAKGPVQASVEMNNKPDQLVVTLKSIPGYQPLFRKAFPAQSDPVTFDNVARAIEVFEATLLTPGAPFDAYLKGNRRAISARQEEGLRLFIDKGCGACHGGVNMGGTGYFPFGVREEPAADVRPPADTGRFKVTNTAADKYVFRSPSLRNVAITQPYFHSGKVWKLSDAVKIMGSAQLGIKLTDDEAGTITAFLDTLTGKQPKVVYPILPPNADGTPRPVTN; encoded by the coding sequence ATGAAGGCGAACACGGTCTCGTGGGCTCTCATCCTCGCCTGTTCGGCGGGAGCCGCCTGGGGGAAGGAAGATGTCATGAAACGGGCGCAGGGGCTGTTCAAGCCGATCCCCGACAAGGCCCCGGCCATGAAGGGGAATCCGGCGAACCCGGCCAAGCTGGAGCTGGGAAAGATGCTCTACTTCGACCCGCGGCTCTCGGCTTCGCAACTCATCAGCTGCAACACCTGCCACAACGTGGGGCTCGGCGGCGCCGACCTACAGGAGACCGCCATCGGCCACGGCTGGCAGAAGGGGCCGCGCAACTCCCCCACGGTGCTGAACGCCGTCTTAAACATCGCCCAGTTCTGGGACGGGCGGGCCGAGGACCTGGCGGCCCAGGCCAAGGGGCCGGTGCAGGCCTCGGTGGAGATGAACAACAAGCCCGACCAGCTCGTGGTGACCCTCAAAAGCATCCCCGGCTACCAGCCGCTCTTCCGGAAGGCGTTCCCGGCCCAGTCCGATCCGGTCACCTTCGACAACGTGGCTCGGGCGATCGAGGTCTTCGAGGCGACCCTCCTCACCCCCGGCGCCCCCTTTGACGCCTACCTCAAGGGGAACCGCAGGGCGATCTCGGCCCGTCAGGAGGAGGGGCTGCGGCTCTTCATCGACAAGGGGTGCGGCGCCTGCCACGGCGGCGTCAACATGGGCGGCACCGGCTACTTCCCCTTCGGCGTCCGCGAAGAGCCGGCGGCCGACGTCCGCCCCCCCGCGGACACCGGCCGGTTCAAGGTGACCAACACCGCCGCCGACAAGTACGTCTTCCGCTCCCCGAGCCTGCGCAACGTGGCGATCACCCAGCCCTACTTCCACTCCGGCAAGGTCTGGAAGCTGAGCGACGCCGTGAAGATCATGGGGAGCGCCCAGCTCGGCATCAAACTGACCGACGACGAGGCCGGCACCATCACCGCCTTCCTCGACACCCTCACCGGCAAGCAGCCGAAGGTGGTCTACCCGATCCTCCCCCCCAACGCCGACGGCACCCCCCGGCCGGTGACGAACTGA
- the flhB gene encoding flagellar biosynthesis protein FlhB: MSEDKHSKTEQPTAKKLDEAKKKGVPHSRDLTSTVTLIAAMVTLYSTGGFMFSTLKQTSADLLGSMGTYQLTESSVQHLLIKLLLVILSVLAPFMLVVIIVGICTTTIQVGFSINSERLEFKFEKLNPVENFGKLFNKDSLVEMVKAVLKIAIVGYMAYRILRDELDGIIYLTETDIAGTLELMKHLAFKIVLHTCGVLLVLGALDLAFIKWRFIQNLKMTKQEVKDEHKESEGDPQLKGKIRQMQVETARRRLRQVIPTADVVVTNPTHFAIALKYERETMAAPVVLAKGADHMAQTIKAMAREHNVMLVENRFLARELYAQVKEGEPIPESLYAAVAEVLAYVYSLKGKM; encoded by the coding sequence ATGTCCGAGGACAAACATTCCAAAACAGAACAGCCGACAGCGAAGAAGCTGGATGAGGCCAAGAAGAAGGGGGTTCCCCACAGCCGGGACCTCACCTCCACCGTCACGCTCATCGCCGCCATGGTCACCCTCTACTCCACCGGCGGCTTCATGTTCTCCACCCTCAAGCAGACCAGTGCCGATCTTCTCGGCTCCATGGGGACCTATCAGCTCACCGAATCGAGCGTCCAGCACCTCCTCATCAAGCTCCTGCTCGTCATTCTGAGCGTTCTCGCGCCGTTCATGCTGGTGGTCATCATCGTCGGCATCTGTACCACCACGATCCAGGTGGGGTTCTCCATAAACTCCGAACGGCTCGAATTCAAGTTCGAAAAGCTCAACCCCGTGGAGAACTTCGGCAAGCTCTTCAACAAGGATTCCCTCGTGGAGATGGTCAAGGCGGTGCTGAAGATCGCCATCGTCGGTTACATGGCCTACCGGATCCTGCGGGACGAACTGGACGGGATCATCTATCTGACCGAGACCGACATCGCCGGCACGCTGGAGCTCATGAAGCATCTCGCCTTCAAGATCGTTCTCCACACCTGCGGGGTGCTCCTGGTTCTCGGTGCCCTGGACCTCGCCTTCATCAAGTGGCGTTTCATCCAGAACCTCAAGATGACCAAGCAGGAGGTGAAGGACGAACACAAGGAGTCGGAGGGTGACCCGCAACTCAAGGGGAAGATCCGCCAGATGCAGGTGGAAACCGCCCGCCGCCGGCTGCGGCAGGTGATCCCCACCGCCGACGTGGTCGTCACCAACCCGACCCACTTCGCCATCGCCCTCAAGTACGAGCGCGAGACCATGGCGGCGCCGGTGGTCCTCGCCAAGGGGGCCGACCACATGGCCCAGACCATCAAGGCCATGGCCCGCGAGCACAACGTCATGCTCGTGGAAAACCGCTTTCTCGCCCGGGAGCTCTACGCCCAGGTCAAGGAGGGGGAGCCGATCCCCGAGAGCCTCTATGCGGCGGTGGCGGAGGTGTTAGCCTACGTCTACAGCCTCAAAGGGAAGATGTAG